Proteins encoded by one window of Chondromyces crocatus:
- a CDS encoding sensor histidine kinase — protein MAMRSRSTEATKPLPGTLVGRVAGVAVLAAVVGGLCAALVAVALAEIEVWRAEDRRLGDEAAEIAAEIQGLEGAALVALVEEERQELEPAGIRFSVHRDGAFMGGDPQLPIFEVGCSTQRGPHAMRACVATQGRWSCVVAADELPTLGLGMMGAIVLGAVVIAALIGALASRWLAGWAVGPLMRLEDRLGDAPMDEAVELGVDEGVREIDALRRTLRALLDRRAEALRAARLFAAGAAHELRTPLTSLSGELELLAEEPLPEAALTRIAGLRAVTARIGKLVERLLVLARVGASVAMRHDAVELSEVIEGIESRLSDEERLRWRFTLGSASTVRGDESLLTVLCENLVQNAFHYAPSGLVCVALVETSGRVVFDVVDEGPGIPMAERSRLFEPFQRGVSAVPGEGLGLALVAQIARAHGGEASFVASARGTHVRVTLPCWAPRAPAPVSEPTPR, from the coding sequence ATGGCTATGCGCTCACGATCGACTGAGGCGACGAAGCCGCTCCCGGGGACGCTGGTCGGCCGCGTGGCGGGCGTGGCCGTGCTCGCCGCCGTCGTGGGGGGGTTGTGCGCGGCGCTGGTGGCAGTGGCGCTCGCCGAGATCGAGGTGTGGCGGGCGGAGGATCGGCGGCTGGGGGACGAGGCCGCGGAGATCGCAGCGGAGATCCAGGGGCTGGAGGGGGCGGCGCTGGTGGCGCTCGTGGAGGAGGAGCGACAGGAGCTGGAGCCGGCGGGGATCCGCTTCTCGGTTCACCGCGACGGCGCGTTCATGGGTGGGGACCCGCAGCTACCGATCTTCGAGGTGGGGTGCTCGACCCAGCGAGGGCCTCACGCCATGCGGGCCTGCGTGGCCACCCAGGGGCGCTGGTCGTGCGTGGTGGCAGCGGACGAGCTGCCGACCCTCGGCCTCGGGATGATGGGGGCGATCGTCCTCGGCGCCGTGGTGATCGCCGCCCTGATCGGCGCCTTGGCGAGCCGGTGGCTGGCTGGCTGGGCGGTCGGGCCTCTGATGCGCCTCGAGGACCGGCTGGGTGACGCCCCGATGGACGAGGCGGTCGAGCTGGGGGTCGACGAGGGCGTCCGCGAGATCGACGCCTTGCGCAGGACCCTGCGCGCACTGCTCGACCGGCGCGCCGAGGCGCTCCGGGCTGCGCGCCTTTTCGCCGCCGGCGCGGCCCACGAGCTGAGGACGCCGCTGACCAGCCTCTCTGGTGAGCTGGAGCTGCTTGCCGAAGAACCCCTACCGGAAGCCGCACTCACACGGATCGCTGGTCTGCGTGCCGTCACGGCGCGCATCGGGAAGCTGGTGGAGCGCCTGCTGGTGCTTGCGCGCGTCGGCGCGTCGGTGGCGATGCGCCACGATGCCGTCGAGCTGAGCGAGGTGATCGAGGGCATCGAGAGCCGTCTTTCCGACGAGGAGCGGCTGCGGTGGCGATTCACACTCGGTTCGGCGTCGACGGTGCGTGGGGACGAATCGCTGCTCACCGTGCTCTGCGAGAACCTCGTGCAGAACGCCTTTCATTACGCACCGTCGGGTCTGGTGTGCGTCGCTCTTGTTGAGACCTCTGGCCGCGTGGTGTTCGATGTCGTCGACGAAGGCCCTGGCATCCCCATGGCTGAGCGCTCGCGCCTCTTCGAGCCCTTTCAGCGGGGCGTTTCGGCTGTCCCCGGAGAGGGGCTCGGCCTCGCGCTGGTGGCGCAGATCGCGCGAGCGCACGGGGGTGAAGCCTCCTTCGTGGCGTCGGCTCGTGGTACCCACGTGCGTGTGACCCTACCGTGCTGGGCGCCCAGGGCTCCTGCGCCAGTCTCGGAGCCAACGCCGCGCTGA
- a CDS encoding MFS transporter produces the protein MEDRPNAESPSTSTDPSTAPAVAAVPELSVKARLRSIFGGSVGNLIEWYDFYVYSAFSLYFAKAFFPDADPLVEQLNTAAVFALGFLIRPVGGWLMGLYADLRGRRSALTLSVSLMCFGSFVIAVCPTYPTIGVAAPVVLLLARLLQGLSLGGEYGTSATYLSEVASSKHRGFYSSFQYVTLIMGQLLATLTLLVLQRLILTPAQLSAWGWRIPFVIGALLAIFGFYMRRNMVETEAFRAEAEKHARRRPMRDLLRHPREIAIVVGLTLGGTLAFYTYTVYMQKFLVHSVGLTRDEATLVSASSLFLYMLLQPVFGLISDRVGRKPVLMWFGVMGTLCTVPLLTAMTQARDALTAFLLLMAALLILSGYTSVNAVVKAELFPARIRALGVGLPYALTVSIFGGTAEYVGMWLKLAGRERWFFWYVSLAILCSLVVYMLMRDTRKHSQINADTDAAPLVP, from the coding sequence GTGGAAGACCGACCGAACGCCGAGAGTCCCTCGACCTCCACCGACCCTTCGACAGCTCCCGCGGTCGCCGCCGTGCCGGAGCTCAGCGTGAAGGCGCGGCTGCGGTCCATCTTCGGCGGTTCGGTCGGCAACCTGATCGAGTGGTACGACTTCTACGTCTACTCGGCCTTCTCGCTGTACTTCGCGAAGGCCTTCTTTCCGGACGCCGATCCGCTCGTGGAGCAGCTCAACACCGCCGCCGTGTTCGCGCTGGGCTTCTTGATCCGGCCCGTGGGCGGCTGGTTGATGGGCCTCTACGCCGATCTGCGGGGGCGAAGGTCGGCGCTCACCCTGTCCGTGTCGCTGATGTGCTTCGGCTCCTTCGTCATCGCCGTGTGCCCGACCTACCCGACGATCGGCGTGGCCGCGCCCGTGGTGCTGCTGCTCGCGCGGCTCCTCCAGGGGCTTTCGCTCGGCGGAGAGTACGGCACCAGCGCCACCTACCTCAGCGAGGTGGCCAGCTCCAAGCACCGCGGCTTCTACAGCTCGTTTCAGTACGTGACGCTGATCATGGGCCAGCTCCTCGCGACGTTGACGCTGCTCGTGCTCCAGCGCCTCATCCTGACCCCGGCGCAGCTCTCCGCCTGGGGCTGGCGCATCCCCTTCGTGATCGGCGCCCTGCTGGCCATCTTCGGCTTCTACATGCGCCGTAACATGGTGGAGACGGAGGCCTTCCGGGCCGAGGCCGAGAAGCACGCGCGGCGCCGGCCGATGCGGGACTTGCTGCGGCACCCGCGAGAGATCGCCATCGTCGTCGGGCTGACCCTGGGTGGTACGCTCGCGTTCTACACATACACCGTCTACATGCAGAAGTTCCTGGTCCACTCGGTGGGGCTGACCCGTGACGAGGCGACGCTGGTCTCGGCCTCGTCGCTGTTCCTGTACATGCTGCTCCAGCCCGTCTTCGGGCTGATCTCGGATCGTGTCGGTCGCAAGCCCGTGCTCATGTGGTTCGGGGTCATGGGGACGCTCTGCACCGTGCCCCTGCTGACGGCGATGACGCAGGCGCGTGACGCGCTCACCGCCTTCCTGCTGCTGATGGCGGCATTGCTGATCCTGTCCGGGTACACCTCGGTCAACGCCGTGGTAAAGGCCGAGCTGTTTCCGGCGCGCATCCGCGCCCTGGGGGTGGGGCTGCCCTACGCGCTGACCGTCTCGATCTTCGGGGGCACGGCGGAGTACGTGGGGATGTGGCTCAAGCTTGCGGGGCGGGAGCGCTGGTTCTTCTGGTACGTGAGCCTCGCCATCCTGTGCTCCCTCGTGGTCTACATGCTCATGCGGGACACGCGGAAGCACAGCCAGATCAATGCCGACACGGACGCGGCCCCGCTCGTACCCTGA